One region of Agelaius phoeniceus isolate bAgePho1 chromosome 12, bAgePho1.hap1, whole genome shotgun sequence genomic DNA includes:
- the DRC4 gene encoding dynein regulatory complex subunit 4, with protein sequence MGPKKKGKGGKGPAVVDGLDPEDMSKEQLLQHMVRLRQELDRERQERNSFQLECNRIQGYWEITRRELEERKAELRTRDREMEEAQERHQLEIKVYKQKVKHLLHEQQENLTELKAEGVLSLRRAQKDHWEQEEEMWKEKCSLNTRLKEQELANEAAISKLCLKHEEEMARLRSDFELQTKEMEAKYTRKMQALRDELDLRRKTEIHELEERKNTQISELIGNHEGAFGAIKNYYNDITAKNLTLINLLKEQVEELKKKEAVLEKEKADVVRENKGLTEPLHEAQELVAELQKKLVNYYRDKEALMKSKAHLKIAQKELKDLQWEHEVLEQRFSQVQEERDDLYQNFTRAINEVQQKTGYKNLLLERKLHGLLTLLEQKEVELSEVLAASNLDPSALSMVSHKLEDVLNSKNATIQDLQIQLARVCKAHNDMLQTFEAKLTAFGIPLDNLGFQPLSFPIPGQELGKGPAGLVSVPT encoded by the exons ATG GGACCcaaaaagaaggggaaagggggCAAGGGCCCGGCGGTGGTGGATGGCCTGGACCCGGAGGACATGAGCAAGGAGCAG ctgctgcagcacatggtGCGCCTGCGGCAGGAGCTGGACCGCGAGCGGCAGGAGCGGAACTCCTTCCAGCTGGAGTGTAACCGGATCCAGGGCTACTGGGAGATCACCCGCcgggagctggaggagaggaaggcGGAGCTGCGCACCCGGGACCGCGAGATGGAGGAGGCGCAGGAGCGGCACCAGCTGGAGATCaag GTGTACAAGCAGAAGGTGAAGCACCTTTTGCACGAGCAGCAGGAGAACCTGACGGAGCTGAAGGCAGAGGGAGTCCTGTCCCTGAGGAGGGCCCAGAAGGAtcactgggagcaggaggaggagatgtggAAGGAGAAGTGCTCCTTGAACACAAGGCTGAAGGAGCAGGAGTTGGCCAATGAGGCAGCCATCTCAAAACTCTGCCTG AAACACGAGGAGGAGATGGCCCGGCTGCGCAGTGACTTCGAGCTGCAGACCAAAG AGATGGAGGCCAAGTACACGAGGAAGATGCAGGCACTGAGGGATGAGCTGGACCTGCGGAGGAAGACAGAGATCCatgagctggaggagaggaagaaCACCCAGATCAGCGAGCTGATAGGGAACCACGAGGGGGCTTTTGGTGCCATCAAGAACTACTACAACGACATCACCGCCAAAAACCTGACACTCATCAACCTCCTGAAG GAGCAGGTGGAAGAACTGAAGAAGAAGGAGGCTGtgctggaaaaggagaaggcAGATGTGGTGCGTGAGAATAAGGGGCTGACAGAGCCGCTGCACGAGGCCCAGGAGCTGGTGGCTGAGCTGCAGAAGAAGTTGGTTAACTATtacagggacaaggaggcccTGATG AAGTCCAAAGCCCATCTGAAAATCGCTCAGAAGGAACTGAAGGACCTTCAGTGGGAACACGAGGTGCTGGAGCAGCGGTTCAGTCAG GTCCAGGAAGAGCGGGATGACCTCTATCAGAACTTCACCAGAGCCATTAACGAGGTCCAGCAAAAAACGGGCTACAAGAACCTGCTCCTGGAGCGGAAGCTGCACGGACTCCTCAccctcctggagcagaaggagGTGGAGCTCAGCGAGGTCCTTGCAGCCTCCAACCTCGACCCCAGCGCTCTCTCCATGGTCTCACACAAACTGGAG GACGTGCTCAATTCCAAGAATGCCACCATCCAGGACCTGCAGATCCAGCTGGCCAGAGTCTGCAAG GCACACAACGACATGCTGCAGACCTTCGAGGCAAAGCTGACAGCCTTTGGCATCCCCCTGGACAACCTGGGTTTCCAGCCACTGTCCTTCCCCATCCCGGGACAGGAACTGGGGAAGGGCCCTGCTGGACTTGTTTCAGTGCCCACCTGA